A region of Plantactinospora sp. BC1 DNA encodes the following proteins:
- a CDS encoding SDR family NAD(P)-dependent oxidoreductase — protein MTGQTSGTVLLTGGTSGIGAAAAHRLAGSARRLLLHGPEPESAVRPLIERIRSAGRAEVDYLRADFDRLDDVVALAGEVANATDRVDVLVNNAGRPGADRRRCSADGYEATLQTNYLAAVLLTERLVPLMPATGRVVHVSSATHLSARLDLDDLQFQHGYQPAAAYARSKLALVAHAVRQAGHYRPAIVSVHPGVVDTRLLHAMFAVRGESTSYGAGNLIHAACDPDVPSGAYLDERRVAEPAGQVRLASFRDELHRRTMALLAPWLDGSAIPPEPR, from the coding sequence ATGACCGGCCAGACGTCCGGCACGGTGCTGCTCACCGGTGGGACCAGCGGGATCGGCGCGGCGGCGGCGCACCGCCTCGCCGGGTCGGCCCGGCGCCTGTTGCTGCACGGGCCGGAGCCGGAGTCGGCGGTACGGCCGTTGATCGAGCGGATCCGCTCGGCCGGCCGGGCCGAGGTCGACTACCTGCGGGCCGACTTCGACCGACTCGACGACGTCGTCGCGCTCGCCGGAGAGGTGGCGAACGCCACCGACCGGGTCGACGTGCTCGTCAACAACGCCGGCCGGCCGGGTGCGGATCGCCGCCGGTGCAGCGCGGACGGCTACGAGGCGACGTTGCAGACCAACTATCTGGCGGCCGTCCTGCTCACCGAACGGCTGGTGCCGCTGATGCCCGCCACCGGCCGGGTGGTGCACGTGTCGTCCGCGACCCACCTCTCCGCCCGCCTCGATCTCGACGACCTACAGTTCCAGCACGGCTACCAGCCCGCTGCGGCGTACGCGCGCTCCAAGCTCGCCCTGGTCGCCCACGCCGTACGCCAGGCCGGGCACTACCGGCCGGCGATCGTCAGCGTCCACCCGGGGGTCGTCGACACCCGCCTGCTGCACGCGATGTTCGCGGTCCGGGGCGAGAGCACGTCGTACGGGGCCGGGAACCTGATCCACGCCGCCTGCGACCCGGATGTGCCGAGCGGGGCGTACCTGGACGAGCGGCGGGTCGCCGAACCGGCCGGCCAGGTCCGCCTGGCGAGCTTCCGGGACGAGCTCCACCGGCGCACCATGGCGCTGCTCGCCCCCTGGCTCGACGGCTCCGCGATCCCGCCGGAGCCCCGGTAG
- the rox gene encoding rifampin monooxygenase translates to MIDVIVAGGGPTGMMLASELRLPGVRTLVLEKEAEPAGYVRALGLHVRSIEVLGQRGLLDRFLAHGRQHPLGGFFAGIAKPSPERLETTHPYVLGIPQTITDRLLAEHAAEVGAEIRRGCELVGLSQDADGVTAELADGSRLRARYLVGCDGGRSTVRKLLGVGFPGEPSRVDTLLGEMEVTAPPETVAAVVAEVRRTELRFGAGPLENGVYRVVVPAAAVAEDRSIPPTLDDFRRQLRATAGTDFGVHSPRWLSRFGDATRLAERYRVGRVLLAGDAAHIHPPLGGQGLNLGIQDAFNLGWKLAAEVHGWAPEGLLESYHTERHPVAADVLQNTRAQMQLLRTEPGPQAVRGLLSELMDFEEVNRYLIEKVTAIAVRYDFGAGHELLGRRIRDVRLKHRRLYELMHGGRGLLLDQTGRLSVAGWADRVDHVVDVSEELDVPAVLLRPDGHVAWAGEDQQELDRALPRWFGAAG, encoded by the coding sequence ATGATTGACGTGATCGTTGCCGGCGGTGGTCCGACCGGCATGATGCTGGCCAGCGAGTTGCGGCTACCCGGCGTGCGGACGCTCGTGCTGGAGAAGGAGGCGGAACCGGCCGGGTACGTCCGGGCGCTCGGCCTGCACGTGCGCAGCATCGAGGTGCTGGGCCAGCGCGGACTGCTGGACCGGTTCCTCGCGCACGGCCGGCAGCACCCGCTCGGCGGCTTCTTCGCCGGGATCGCCAAGCCCTCGCCGGAGCGGCTGGAGACCACGCATCCCTACGTCCTCGGTATCCCACAGACCATCACCGATCGCCTGCTGGCCGAGCATGCCGCCGAGGTCGGCGCCGAGATCCGGCGCGGCTGCGAACTGGTCGGGCTGAGCCAGGACGCGGACGGGGTGACCGCCGAGCTGGCCGACGGCAGCCGGCTGCGCGCGCGGTACCTCGTCGGCTGCGACGGCGGCCGCAGCACCGTACGCAAGCTGCTCGGCGTCGGCTTCCCCGGCGAACCTTCCCGGGTCGACACGCTGCTCGGCGAGATGGAGGTGACCGCGCCGCCGGAGACGGTGGCCGCCGTGGTGGCCGAGGTCCGCAGGACCGAGTTGCGGTTCGGCGCCGGACCGCTGGAGAACGGGGTGTACCGGGTCGTCGTGCCCGCCGCGGCGGTGGCCGAGGACCGGTCGATCCCGCCGACCCTCGACGACTTCCGGCGACAGCTGCGAGCCACCGCCGGAACCGACTTCGGCGTGCACTCACCGCGCTGGCTCTCCCGCTTCGGCGACGCCACCCGGCTGGCCGAGCGCTACCGGGTGGGCCGGGTGCTGCTGGCCGGCGACGCGGCGCACATCCACCCGCCGTTGGGCGGGCAGGGGCTCAACCTCGGCATCCAGGACGCCTTCAACCTCGGCTGGAAACTCGCCGCCGAGGTGCACGGCTGGGCACCGGAGGGGCTGCTGGAGAGCTACCACACCGAGCGGCACCCGGTGGCGGCCGACGTCCTACAGAACACCCGCGCCCAGATGCAGCTGCTCCGCACCGAGCCGGGCCCGCAGGCGGTACGCGGGTTGCTGTCGGAGCTGATGGACTTCGAGGAGGTGAACCGGTACCTGATCGAGAAGGTCACCGCGATCGCGGTCCGCTACGACTTCGGCGCGGGGCACGAGCTGCTCGGCCGGCGGATCCGGGACGTACGGCTGAAGCACCGGCGCCTCTACGAGCTGATGCACGGCGGCCGTGGCCTGCTGCTCGACCAGACCGGCCGGCTCTCGGTGGCGGGCTGGGCGGACCGGGTCGACCACGTCGTCGACGTCAGCGAGGAGCTGGACGTACCCGCCGTGCTGCTGCGCCCGGACGGCCACGTGGCGTGGGCCGGCGAGGATCAGCAGGAGCTGGACCGGGCGCTGCCCCGCTGGTTCGGCGCCGCCGGGTAG
- a CDS encoding hemerythrin domain-containing protein: MSSDKSGGDVIDILISDHRDVTALIGEIWSVKDPMIRRDLTDTAISELVRHAVAEEMYVYPAMRKYLADGDKAVAHDVEEHKQLERAMKALESADVSSAEFDTALRELETLLADHVQDEESEQFPELRRRIPPDELAALGGKVQTAKKLAPTRPHPGAPNSELFHKLVGPGVGLVDRLRDKLTERATR, encoded by the coding sequence ATGAGCAGTGACAAGTCCGGCGGCGACGTGATCGACATCCTGATCAGCGATCATCGGGACGTCACCGCTCTGATCGGGGAGATCTGGTCGGTCAAGGACCCGATGATCCGGCGTGATCTGACGGACACCGCCATCAGCGAGTTGGTCCGGCACGCCGTCGCCGAGGAGATGTACGTCTACCCGGCCATGCGCAAGTACCTCGCCGACGGTGACAAGGCCGTCGCACACGACGTGGAGGAGCACAAGCAGCTCGAGCGGGCCATGAAGGCACTGGAATCGGCCGACGTCTCCAGCGCCGAGTTCGACACCGCGCTGCGCGAACTGGAGACGTTGCTCGCCGACCACGTGCAGGACGAGGAATCCGAGCAGTTTCCCGAGCTGCGCCGTCGCATCCCGCCGGACGAGCTGGCGGCGTTGGGCGGCAAGGTGCAGACCGCGAAGAAGCTGGCTCCGACCCGGCCGCATCCCGGGGCGCCCAACAGCGAGTTGTTCCACAAGCTCGTCGGCCCGGGTGTCGGACTGGTCGACCGGCTCCGGGACAAGCTGACCGAGCGGGCCACCCGCTGA
- a CDS encoding RidA family protein, with product MTSFRRLVTSGSPLEPEIGFSRAVRIGPYVCVAGTAPLTDDGATAAPGDVYAQSVRCLDIAEQALRAAGATLADVIRTRVMLVDIARWREAARAHGERFSGVRPACTFVQVSGFIDPEWLVEFEVDAVLGTEPGSPAPGGNPEE from the coding sequence GTGACTTCCTTTCGCCGCCTGGTGACATCAGGATCCCCGCTGGAACCGGAGATCGGCTTCTCCCGTGCCGTACGGATCGGGCCGTACGTCTGCGTGGCCGGCACCGCGCCGCTCACCGACGACGGCGCCACGGCCGCTCCGGGGGACGTCTACGCACAGTCCGTCCGTTGCCTCGACATCGCCGAGCAGGCGCTGCGCGCGGCCGGAGCGACGCTGGCGGACGTGATCAGGACCAGGGTGATGCTGGTCGACATCGCCCGTTGGCGAGAGGCGGCGCGCGCCCACGGCGAGCGCTTCTCCGGGGTACGCCCGGCGTGCACCTTCGTGCAGGTGTCGGGATTCATCGACCCGGAGTGGCTGGTGGAATTCGAGGTCGACGCGGTACTCGGCACCGAGCCGGGCTCGCCGGCACCGGGCGGGAACCCGGAGGAGTAG
- a CDS encoding substrate-binding domain-containing protein, translating to MRRRSPRVGAIAVAVAVVAVMSGVSVGYQQLARSGCTGQVTLTVAATPEIAGAVRSAVSAWDQRDTDAGAPCVRVAVSEAEPADVAAALAGTYGVGLAGVGQSGAVTAVPDVWVPDSSTWLLRLSSAAPGFRPTDGASIARSPVVVAMPEPVASGLGWPHETPTLAELVQRITTGVGLRSGIVEPTRDAAGLSGLMAFGATAGTGGAAARRASTAVVRSLATRPSVLRDDLLAQFPRSTVAGEVSSGLSLAVLSEEDVIAYNADRPPVPLAALYVDPAPMPLDYPFAVLAGTDPAKAAAADGLRQALATARFRNDLARQGLRAADGTWGAGFPAPAGAPSPSAAPASAAPGTGAAPGAPADPAVVDRALAAWSAITAPGRMLAAIDVSGSMRDPVPTAGDISRMQVTLLAAENGLALFNDDWAVGLWTFSRQLDGARDYRELVPVGPLSAQRGALRDALAEITPKRNGGTGLYDTVLAAYRQMRNGWQPGRVNSVVILTDGVGNDDRDGLSLEALLGQLERLKDENRPVQVIVVGIGDAVDRASLERITKTTGGGVLVTEDPAKIGDVFLKAIALRSAPG from the coding sequence ATGCGTCGACGTTCTCCGAGGGTTGGTGCCATCGCGGTGGCGGTGGCGGTGGTAGCCGTGATGTCGGGGGTGTCGGTCGGATACCAGCAACTGGCCCGCTCCGGCTGCACCGGACAGGTCACGCTCACGGTCGCGGCCACCCCCGAGATCGCCGGGGCCGTGCGCTCCGCCGTCTCGGCCTGGGACCAGCGGGACACCGATGCCGGCGCCCCCTGCGTGAGGGTCGCGGTCAGCGAGGCCGAGCCGGCCGACGTGGCGGCGGCGCTCGCCGGGACGTACGGGGTCGGGCTGGCCGGGGTGGGCCAGAGCGGTGCCGTGACCGCCGTACCGGACGTCTGGGTGCCCGACTCCTCCACCTGGCTGCTGCGGCTGAGCAGCGCCGCCCCCGGCTTCAGGCCGACCGACGGCGCCTCGATCGCCCGCAGCCCGGTGGTCGTGGCGATGCCCGAGCCGGTCGCCTCGGGCCTTGGCTGGCCCCATGAAACGCCCACCCTGGCCGAGCTGGTGCAGCGGATCACGACCGGCGTCGGGCTGCGCTCCGGCATCGTCGAGCCCACCCGCGACGCCGCGGGACTGTCCGGGCTGATGGCGTTCGGCGCCACGGCGGGCACGGGTGGGGCCGCTGCCCGACGAGCGAGCACCGCGGTGGTGCGGTCGCTGGCGACCAGGCCCTCCGTGCTCCGCGACGACCTGCTGGCCCAGTTTCCCCGGTCGACCGTTGCCGGGGAGGTCAGCTCGGGGCTGAGCCTGGCGGTGCTCTCCGAGGAAGACGTGATCGCCTACAACGCGGACCGCCCGCCGGTGCCACTCGCCGCGCTCTACGTCGATCCGGCGCCGATGCCGCTCGACTACCCGTTCGCGGTGCTGGCCGGCACCGACCCGGCCAAGGCCGCCGCCGCCGACGGGCTCCGGCAGGCCCTGGCCACGGCCCGCTTTCGCAACGACCTCGCCCGCCAGGGCCTGCGCGCCGCCGACGGCACCTGGGGGGCGGGCTTTCCGGCACCGGCCGGCGCGCCGAGCCCGTCGGCCGCACCGGCGTCGGCCGCACCGGGCACCGGGGCGGCGCCGGGCGCCCCGGCCGATCCGGCGGTGGTCGACCGGGCGCTGGCAGCCTGGTCGGCGATCACCGCCCCGGGGCGGATGCTCGCCGCGATCGACGTCTCCGGTTCGATGCGCGATCCGGTGCCGACCGCCGGCGACATCTCCCGGATGCAGGTCACGCTGCTGGCCGCCGAGAACGGTCTGGCACTGTTCAACGACGACTGGGCCGTCGGCCTGTGGACCTTCTCCCGGCAACTGGACGGGGCCCGGGACTACCGCGAACTCGTACCCGTCGGGCCGCTCTCGGCGCAGCGCGGCGCGTTGCGCGACGCGCTGGCGGAGATCACGCCGAAGCGCAACGGCGGCACCGGCCTCTACGACACCGTCCTCGCCGCCTACCGGCAGATGCGAAACGGCTGGCAACCGGGCCGGGTCAACTCGGTGGTCATCCTCACCGACGGCGTCGGCAACGACGACCGGGACGGACTGTCGCTGGAGGCCCTGCTCGGTCAACTGGAGCGGCTCAAGGACGAGAACCGGCCGGTCCAGGTCATCGTCGTGGGCATCGGGGACGCGGTCGACCGGGCCTCGCTCGAACGGATCACCAAGACCACCGGCGGTGGGGTACTGGTCACCGAGGACCCGGCGAAGATCGGTGACGTCTTCCTCAAGGCGATCGCGCTGCGCTCGGCCCCGGGCTGA
- a CDS encoding cellulose binding domain-containing protein: MRSTRLRGNLRRRLRAGLAVAATLLLGVGLTAVLTAPASAAVGCRVNYTVNQWQGGFSANVALTNLGDPVNGWTLAWSFANGQTVTQGWGGQFSQSGARVTVTNTSWNAELGTNATVTPGFNGTWNGTNTTPTSFTLNGVACTGSPGTGQPPTSAAPTPTPTRPGSAAWTSSDQWGTWTNGGYTLYNNIWGSGAGTQTIWANSYSNWGVTANHPNTGGVKSYPNATRNVNRNLSAIGSLTSSFNVTVPSGGAYASTYDIWANNHAYEIMLWMNKTGPVGPLGSLQTTASVGGHTWQIYRGSNGANEVFSFIRTSNTNSGTVDIRAVLNWIRNAGWYGDVLIGDVQFGYEITSSAGGLNFTTNSFSVSYS, from the coding sequence ATGAGATCCACCCGCCTGCGCGGGAACCTGCGACGACGGCTGCGCGCCGGCCTCGCGGTGGCCGCCACCCTGCTGCTGGGCGTCGGCCTCACGGCGGTGCTGACCGCGCCGGCCAGTGCCGCCGTCGGCTGCCGGGTGAACTACACCGTCAACCAGTGGCAGGGCGGTTTCAGCGCCAACGTCGCCCTGACCAACCTCGGCGACCCGGTCAACGGGTGGACGCTGGCCTGGAGCTTCGCGAACGGCCAGACGGTCACCCAGGGCTGGGGCGGCCAGTTCAGCCAGAGCGGCGCCCGGGTGACGGTGACGAACACGTCGTGGAACGCCGAACTGGGCACCAACGCGACCGTCACGCCGGGCTTCAACGGCACCTGGAACGGAACGAACACCACGCCCACCTCGTTCACCCTCAACGGGGTGGCCTGCACCGGCTCGCCCGGCACCGGACAGCCGCCCACCAGCGCCGCCCCCACCCCCACCCCGACCCGCCCCGGGAGCGCCGCCTGGACGTCGTCCGACCAGTGGGGAACGTGGACCAACGGCGGGTACACGCTCTACAACAACATCTGGGGCAGCGGCGCCGGCACCCAGACCATCTGGGCGAACTCGTACAGCAACTGGGGCGTCACCGCCAACCACCCGAACACCGGCGGGGTGAAGTCCTACCCCAACGCCACCCGGAACGTGAACCGGAACCTCAGCGCGATCGGCAGCCTCACCAGCAGCTTCAACGTAACCGTGCCGAGCGGCGGGGCGTACGCGAGCACGTACGACATCTGGGCCAACAACCACGCGTACGAGATCATGCTGTGGATGAACAAGACCGGGCCGGTCGGTCCACTGGGGTCGCTCCAGACCACCGCCTCGGTCGGCGGACACACCTGGCAGATCTACCGAGGCTCCAACGGTGCCAACGAGGTCTTCTCGTTCATCCGCACCAGCAACACCAACTCGGGGACCGTCGACATCCGCGCCGTGCTCAACTGGATTCGCAACGCCGGCTGGTACGGCGACGTCCTGATCGGTGACGTCCAGTTCGGCTACGAGATCACCTCGTCGGCGGGCGGGCTGAACTTCACCACGAACAGTTTCTCGGTGTCGTACAGCTGA
- a CDS encoding family 1 glycosylhydrolase, producing MMPYVCTVDEPQRVALHGYLEGYHPPGITDPTLWQRVGRTLLAAHHAAVRAATGRLAAPG from the coding sequence CTGATGCCGTACGTCTGCACCGTCGACGAGCCGCAGAGGGTGGCCCTGCACGGCTACCTGGAGGGGTACCACCCGCCCGGGATCACCGACCCGACCCTGTGGCAGCGGGTCGGTCGTACCCTGCTGGCCGCACACCACGCCGCGGTCCGCGCGGCCACCGGACGCCTGGCGGCGCCGGGCTAG
- a CDS encoding dihydrofolate reductase family protein — translation MRTLIYTAFVSLDGVVDSPGGGSQHEAHRSGGWTYQDIEFRPEAYELKGRETEEATALMFGRASYQAFSPVWPEMEDFAALRQLPKYVVSTTLGQDALVDNWGDITILRSLAEVAKVKETEGGPIIIHGSATLARNLSDAGLIDRYHLLVFPVLLGAGKRMFSDTDKEKQMLKLLESESYANGITKLVYDVLH, via the coding sequence ATGCGTACGTTGATCTACACCGCCTTCGTCTCGCTCGACGGCGTCGTCGACTCGCCCGGCGGCGGCAGCCAGCACGAGGCCCACCGCAGCGGGGGATGGACCTACCAGGACATCGAGTTCCGGCCCGAGGCGTACGAACTCAAGGGCCGGGAGACCGAGGAGGCGACCGCGCTGATGTTCGGCCGAGCCAGCTACCAGGCGTTCTCGCCGGTGTGGCCGGAGATGGAGGACTTCGCCGCCCTCAGGCAACTGCCGAAGTACGTCGTCTCGACCACGCTCGGCCAGGACGCCCTGGTCGACAACTGGGGCGACATCACGATCCTGCGCTCGCTGGCGGAGGTCGCGAAGGTGAAGGAGACCGAGGGCGGCCCGATCATCATCCACGGCAGTGCCACCCTCGCCCGCAACCTCTCCGACGCCGGCCTGATCGACCGCTATCACCTGCTGGTCTTCCCGGTGCTGCTCGGCGCCGGCAAGCGGATGTTCAGCGACACCGACAAGGAGAAGCAGATGCTGAAGCTGCTCGAGTCGGAGAGCTATGCCAACGGCATCACCAAGCTGGTTTACGACGTCCTGCACTGA
- a CDS encoding lytic polysaccharide monooxygenase, whose product MSSSARARRPSVPRPLAVAATALLMLTVFLVDPQPAEAHGSAVDPASRHYGCATRWVDWLNPVMRTQDPMCWQAYQANPAAMWTWNGLIQDNVHNDHRARVPDGQLCGGGDATYSALDNPGLWRAQVVPNTFTWTMHDQARHGAAYIRIYVTRQGFDPVTQRLRWSDLELVRDTGPFPDTGWPTRPDDPLLNGVDYSFQVSAPGRTGRHIVYAVWRAGHADQNYYMCSDVRFPGGTPDPTTPPPSPPPGNDGCTATYAVTSQWNGGFQAEVKVTAGSAAIRGWTVSMVFPDGQTVGQSWNASVSSNGSTVTAGNTTQNGNLAAGASTTFGVLGAWLGANRAPSLGCVATR is encoded by the coding sequence ATGTCCTCGTCCGCCCGGGCACGCCGGCCGTCGGTGCCGCGCCCGCTCGCCGTCGCCGCGACGGCCCTGCTCATGCTCACCGTCTTCCTGGTCGACCCGCAACCCGCCGAGGCGCACGGCTCGGCCGTCGACCCGGCGTCGCGCCACTACGGCTGCGCCACCCGCTGGGTGGACTGGCTGAATCCCGTCATGCGCACCCAGGACCCGATGTGCTGGCAGGCGTACCAGGCGAACCCGGCCGCGATGTGGACCTGGAACGGCCTCATCCAGGACAACGTGCACAACGACCACCGGGCACGCGTACCGGACGGTCAGCTCTGCGGCGGCGGGGACGCCACGTACTCCGCGCTGGACAACCCCGGCCTGTGGCGCGCCCAGGTCGTGCCCAACACGTTCACCTGGACCATGCACGACCAGGCCCGGCACGGCGCCGCCTACATCCGCATCTACGTCACCAGACAGGGCTTCGACCCCGTCACCCAACGCCTGCGCTGGAGCGACCTGGAACTGGTCAGGGACACCGGCCCGTTCCCCGACACGGGATGGCCGACCAGACCGGACGACCCGCTGCTCAACGGCGTCGACTACTCCTTCCAGGTCAGCGCACCCGGGCGGACCGGCCGGCACATCGTGTACGCGGTCTGGCGGGCCGGGCACGCCGACCAGAACTACTACATGTGCTCGGACGTACGCTTCCCCGGCGGTACGCCGGACCCGACCACCCCGCCGCCCTCCCCGCCGCCGGGGAACGACGGCTGCACGGCCACGTACGCCGTCACGAGCCAGTGGAACGGTGGCTTCCAGGCCGAGGTGAAGGTGACCGCCGGCAGCGCCGCGATCCGGGGCTGGACGGTGAGCATGGTCTTCCCGGACGGGCAGACGGTCGGCCAGTCGTGGAACGCCTCGGTCAGCTCGAACGGCTCGACGGTCACCGCCGGCAACACCACCCAGAACGGCAACCTCGCCGCCGGGGCCAGCACCACCTTCGGGGTGCTCGGCGCCTGGCTCGGCGCGAACCGGGCCCCCAGCCTCGGCTGCGTGGCCACCCGTTGA
- a CDS encoding LacI family DNA-binding transcriptional regulator codes for MNGARGRPYGRRGGAASTGRATEGATLSSAESGGPVTDREYPRGDPTTPVTISYIAESAGVSIPTVSKVINGRSGVAANTRARVEAVIHQYGYRKPAPVSRSNMMELVFDELEHLWGLEIIRGVERVARRQRVGVVLTEFGPQRNAIRYWIDDTLARRPACIVTVAQLSQEQRDQLRARGIPFVVFDPTAELPDDVPFVGATNWAGGRSATRHLVELGHRRIAMIGGPDQILCCRARLDGYRSAMEGAGLAVESELLVRTALTQQGGYQAAADLLARPQRPTAIFACNDLQALGVYQAARAAGLRIPADLSVVGFDDLPVTALVDPALTTVHQPLIEMAMAATELALALGRGEKAPQAGLELATTLTVRQSTAPPPC; via the coding sequence GTGAACGGCGCCCGTGGCCGGCCGTACGGTCGGCGTGGCGGTGCCGCCAGCACGGGACGGGCGACGGAGGGGGCCACCTTGTCGAGCGCCGAGTCGGGCGGACCGGTCACCGACCGGGAGTACCCGCGGGGCGACCCGACCACGCCGGTGACGATCTCCTACATCGCCGAGTCGGCCGGCGTCTCGATCCCGACCGTGTCCAAGGTGATCAACGGTCGTTCCGGTGTCGCCGCGAACACCCGGGCCCGGGTCGAGGCCGTGATCCACCAGTACGGCTACCGCAAGCCGGCGCCGGTCAGCCGCAGCAACATGATGGAGCTGGTCTTCGACGAGCTGGAGCACCTGTGGGGGCTCGAAATCATCCGTGGGGTCGAGCGGGTGGCCCGCCGGCAGCGGGTGGGTGTGGTGCTCACGGAGTTCGGGCCGCAGCGCAACGCGATCCGGTACTGGATCGACGACACCCTCGCCCGCCGTCCGGCCTGCATCGTGACGGTCGCCCAACTGTCGCAGGAGCAACGCGACCAGCTCCGCGCCAGAGGCATCCCCTTCGTGGTCTTCGACCCCACCGCCGAGCTCCCCGACGACGTGCCGTTCGTCGGGGCCACGAACTGGGCCGGGGGCCGGTCGGCCACCCGCCACCTCGTCGAGCTGGGGCACCGGCGCATCGCGATGATCGGTGGACCGGACCAGATCCTCTGCTGCCGGGCCAGGCTGGACGGCTACCGCTCGGCGATGGAGGGGGCCGGGCTGGCGGTGGAGAGCGAGCTTCTCGTGCGTACCGCGCTGACCCAGCAGGGCGGCTACCAGGCCGCCGCCGACCTGCTGGCCCGCCCCCAGCGGCCCACGGCGATCTTCGCCTGCAACGACCTTCAGGCGCTCGGCGTCTACCAGGCCGCGCGCGCGGCCGGGCTCCGCATCCCCGCGGACCTGAGCGTGGTGGGCTTCGACGACCTGCCGGTCACCGCGCTGGTCGACCCGGCGCTGACCACCGTCCACCAGCCACTGATCGAGATGGCCATGGCCGCCACCGAACTGGCGCTCGCGCTCGGACGTGGCGAGAAGGCGCCGCAGGCCGGGCTCGAACTGGCGACGACGCTCACCGTCCGGCAGAGCACCGCACCACCGCCGTGCTGA
- a CDS encoding DinB family protein codes for MTTTLEKSVTGERADLLESLGKARFFLRFTARELTDEQAATRSTASELCVGGLIKHVTAVERQWARFIVEGGSAMPTGDDPAAYEAHAAGFRMLPGETLAGLLAEYEEVARHTDELARSLPDLDAAHELPSAPWFEPGARWSARRVLQHVIAETAQHAGHADIIRESLDGARSMG; via the coding sequence ATGACGACGACGTTGGAGAAGAGCGTGACCGGCGAGCGGGCCGACCTGCTGGAGTCGCTGGGCAAGGCGCGATTTTTCCTGCGCTTCACCGCCCGCGAGCTCACCGACGAGCAGGCGGCCACCCGCAGCACGGCCAGCGAACTCTGCGTCGGCGGCCTGATCAAGCACGTCACGGCGGTGGAGCGGCAGTGGGCCCGGTTCATCGTCGAGGGTGGCTCGGCGATGCCGACCGGTGACGATCCGGCCGCCTACGAGGCGCACGCCGCCGGGTTCCGGATGCTGCCCGGGGAGACCCTGGCCGGGCTGCTGGCCGAGTACGAGGAGGTCGCCCGGCACACCGACGAGCTGGCGCGTAGCCTGCCCGACCTCGACGCGGCGCACGAGCTGCCGTCCGCGCCCTGGTTCGAGCCGGGCGCCCGGTGGAGTGCCCGTCGGGTGCTCCAGCACGTCATCGCCGAGACGGCACAGCACGCCGGCCACGCCGACATCATTCGGGAGTCGCTCGACGGGGCGAGGTCGATGGGCTAA